In Dioscorea cayenensis subsp. rotundata cultivar TDr96_F1 chromosome 11, TDr96_F1_v2_PseudoChromosome.rev07_lg8_w22 25.fasta, whole genome shotgun sequence, a single genomic region encodes these proteins:
- the LOC120271509 gene encoding pentatricopeptide repeat-containing protein At3g51320-like, which produces MDSIISIPSRRQVSKTSTTSSSPDLLHERSPYLYHPSLLPLRFSSSFRHLLQCQAHLTTSSLLRHPFAASRLLKLSSSLAPLSHTLLLFSHLPSPPHLCSFNILLKSFSLSPSPHLAVSFFSSMLRSGLIPDTFTFPPLAVSCARSASQTDAEVVHAQAIRRGADSVVIVCNSLIHAYAACGLVGHARVMFDEMAVRNVVSWNSLVDGYVKVGDLRSARCVFDRMPERDVVSWNIMITGCLKCRCPEAGLELFREMERVGVLSDVATMISIATACGRLGLIRYGRSVHGYFVRSFREKSNLIFETTLVNMYSKCKRVDVARKVFDRIAEKNLVSWNTMILGHCIHACAQDGLALFDEMVQIGEEDSEVKPDETTFVGILLGCSRAGLLDEGRRYFRRDDKHTWSQTHICTLLVHGESIRESRYGSRSGGGVDEHAGGHRVTSVEYFAWFMSFSWGHRIS; this is translated from the exons atGGATTCAATCATCTCAATTCCAAGTAGAAGACAAGTATCAAAGACAAGCACTACTTCCTCCTCGCCGGATCTCCTCCATGAACGCTCCCCTTACCTCTACCACCCTTCCCTCCTCCCTCTccgcttctcctcctccttccgTCATCTCCTCCAATGCCAAGCTCACCTCACCACCTCCTCCCTCCTCCGCCACCCCTTCGCCGCCTCCCGCCTCCTCAAGCTCTCCTCCTCCCTCGCCCCTCTCTCTCACActctcctcctcttctcccACCTCCCCTCCCCTCCCCACCTCTGCTCTTTCAACATTCTCCTCAAATCCTTCTCCCTCTCCCCTTCCCCTCATCTCGCcgtctccttcttctcctccatgCTCCGCTCCGGCCTCATTCCCGACACCTTCACCTTCCCCCCTCTCGCCGTCTCCTGCGCGCGCTCCGCTTCCCAGACCGACGCTGAGGTCGTCCACGCCCAGGCCATCAGACGCGGCGCTGATTCCGTCGTCATTGTTTGCAATTCGTTGATCCACGCCTACGCTGCTTGCGGCCTTGTTGGCCATGCCCGGgttatgtttgatgaaatggcTGTTCGAAACGTGGTTTCTTGGAACTCTTTGGTTGATGGATATGTTAAAGTCGGGGACTTGAGGAGTGCGCGTTGTGTGTTTGATAGAATGCCTGAAAGAGATGTGGTCTCTTGGAATATCATGATTACTGGTTGTCTTAAATGCCGGTGCCCGGAGGCCGGTCTCGAACTTTTTAGGGAGATGGAGAGGGTGGGAGTCTTGAGCGATGTGGCGACGATGATCAGCATTGCCACGGCGTGTGGGAGACTTGGTTTGATCAGATATGGGAGGTCCGTGCATGGTTATTTTGTACGGAGTTTTCGGGAGAAGAGCAACTTGATATTTGAGACAACATTGGTTAACATGTATAGTAAGTGTAAACGGGTGGATGTCGCGAGGAAAGTTTTTGATCGGATTGCGGAGAAGAACTTAGTTTCTTGGAATACGATGATCTTGGGGCATTGTATTCATGCTTGTGCTCAGGATGGTCTTgcattgtttgatgaaatggttCAAATAG GTGAAGAAGATTCAGAAGTAAAACCTGATGAAACTACATTTGTTGGAATTTTATTGGGTTGTTCCCGTGCTGGGCTGTTGGATGAAGGAAGGAGATACTTTCGACGAGATGACAAGCATACATGGTCTCAAACCCACATTTGCACATTATTGGTGCATGGCGAATCTATACGGGAGTCTAGGTATGGTTCAAGAAGCGGAGGAGGTGTTGATGAGCATGCCGGAGGACACCGAGTCACTAGTGTGGAGTACTTTGCTTGGTTCATGTCGTTTTCGTGGGGACATAGAATTAGCTGA
- the LOC120272198 gene encoding uncharacterized protein LOC120272198 translates to MPSHSDHCFSFFASLLRRGLPSVALSVRYASSSSVGLPMDPARLLRTFLSSCRFTKASQVFLSFTSLSISDPSLLDSMILYYCKLRDLPQAQSHFKSIIQLETLPSLVSYGTLLRLLCVKEQLSHSLTGFLHGQSWCSPACILLSCFDYSVVLRGYLNEACFLFDVMLGDSIRPSLPLLKSLAYGFLQKAENVGR, encoded by the exons ATGCCCAGCCACAGTGACCActgcttctctttctttgccTCCCTCCTTCGTCGTGGCTTGCCCTCTGTCGCCCTCTCCGTCCGCTATGCCTCCTCATCAAGCGTAGGCCTCCCCATGGACCCTGCCCGCCTCCTCCGTACCTTTTTGTCGTCATGCCGATTTACGAAGGCGTCCCAGGTCTTCCTCTCCTTCACCTCTCTGTCCATCTCTGACCCATCTCTTCTTGACTCAATGATCCTTTACTACTGCAAGCTCCGAGACCTTCCCCAGGCCCAATCCCATT TTAAATCCATTATACAGCTCGAAACTTTGCCCAGTTTAGTCTCGTACGGCACGTTGCTTCGGCTATTGTGTGTCAAAGAGCAGTTGTCGCACTCTCTTACTGGTTTTCTCCATGGCCAAAGCTGGTGTTCTCCCGCCTGCATCCTCTTATCATGTTTTGATTACTCGGTTGTGCTCCGAGGGTACCTGAATGAAGCATGCTTCCTGTTTGATGTAATGCTTGGTGATAGCATTCGGCCCTCTCTCCCTTTGTTGAAGTCCTTGGCTTATGGCTTTTTGCAAAAGGCAGAGAATGTTGGACGCTGA